The proteins below come from a single Maylandia zebra isolate NMK-2024a linkage group LG23, Mzebra_GT3a, whole genome shotgun sequence genomic window:
- the LOC101474523 gene encoding claudin-34, whose product MTYLAHTGHAQFGALGLACLGWMLTGVALGLIQWRVWQVSDRAVITSGVAWVGLWRVCFASHTVVSEGFKVMYCRYIMLTDSFTPPEIAAGQVLMLLSLLVGVCGNASGVYSMRIVYFGIGKNSTVRRGFILTGVLCLLAAAISLVPLLWNLSAVVTNQTIEFPPEFKLPPAPESQHVGGGIGVGMAGSVLMIVSGIIFCTYRLPKRPLREQVHQENDTRGEDNPTFEFQEHL is encoded by the coding sequence ATGACCTACCTGGCTCACACAGGCCACGCCCAGTTTGGTGCTCTCGGGCTGGCCTGTTTGGGATGGATGCTCACCGGCGTGGCTCTTGGACTGATCCAGTGGAGGGTGTGGCAGGTATCGGACAGGGCGGTGATCACCTCCGGTGTGGCATGGGTCGGACTCTGGAGGGTCTGCTTCGCCAGCCACACCGTGGTGAGCGAGGGCTTCAAGGTTATGTACTGCAGGTACATCATGCTCACCGATTCCTTCACGCCACCTGAGATTGCTGCAGGTCAGGTCCTCATGCTCCTGTCTCTGCTGGTGGGGGTTTGTGGGAACGCTAGTGGTGTTTACTCCATGAGGATCGTCTACTTTGGGATAGGTAAGAACTCTACGGTCCGCCGCGGCTTCATCCTCACGGGAGTGCTGTGCCTCCTCGCTGCTGCGATATCGCTCGTGCCTCTCCTCTGGAATCTGAGCGCTGTGGTGACCAATCAGACCATCGAGTTCCCGCCCGAGTTTAAACTCCCCCCAGCACCTGAATCTCAGCACGTGGGAGGCGGCATTGGTGTCGGGATGGCAGGATCGGTCCTGATGATTGTCTCTGGGATTATTTTCTGCACATACCGATTACCAAAGAGGCCTTTGAGAGAGCAGGTGCACCAGGAAAATGACACCCGGGGGGAAGATAACCCCACATTTGAGTTTCAGGAACACTTGTGA